The Camelina sativa cultivar DH55 chromosome 18, Cs, whole genome shotgun sequence DNA window CAATAATCTCAAcgtataagaagaaaaataaacacatAACAATATTCtaatactatttttgtttttttaaaatatttgcgTGGAAGGAGAAATTAATTGAGGAGAATAAACGATTTGGTTGgtggtatatatatgtttataactaTGTATTATAAGCAAGATCGTGTAATAATTCAAGATGGGATGTTTCCATGAAATATAGataaaagatattatatatcGAACAATTGtagttaaatataaattttatagttgatatttgataatttttccAAGTAATTTTCCCACCCAATTGGCTTGTCTGAACTAATtttttgttgcaaaaaaaaatccacatcAATGACAGAAAATCACAGAATAATAAGCCTGtgattaatattaataatattaagtCTCCAAAAGTAAATGCAAGAAAATAAATGGGATGAAAATGAATGAGTTAGAGAAAAATGGAACtttgcacacacaaaaaaaagagagaataatgGAACATGGAATTAATATTGTCATTTCATTCAATTCTACTGCAATgattagttggctttgaaactaAACATTTACATTGCAAATATAGgccttattttcaaaaaatttaagatttgatctcaaattttaatatttatctaTCTATTATTCCAAAATAGGCCTAtatttcatgaattttttaaaattttgtttcaacttttaaatttaccttataaaatctatttaaaaaatgattatgtATTCGGTTTCATTTTTTGCTGGGCCGGCACTGCTTCATTGTAAATGGTAAAATTCTAGTAAAACCACAAACATGcgtaaatatttaaacatttgcTAATTACTAGTTTGAATAGCAATTTCAATGCGTATAGCCTTAAAATGCCATACAAATTACAGAATacaatattaatcaaaaagtatattttaatatggtATATCATCAAAACGTTTTAACTACGGTTGTAGTTGTGATGTTTTTGAGCTAACCTTTAGGTCTACCGCAATTGTCGTTACTTATTTTTATAGCCTAGTGTTTTAAGGTGAGTGGTGACGCTTGACGTGAGCTGGCCATCTATGAATAGCATTTGTTTGAATAAAACTTCTTCATATCGGAAATTTTAGGTTGCTTATAAATTGGATCAcaaattactaattttgttcttaaatatatattctcgtTAGTGTTCTGCTttccataaaagaaaaaaagaagcaaaatgaaGTTCTTGATTTACTTTGTTGTGCTATTTTTCCTATCAAATGGTTATACAGCCAACAGAGTTGCAGATTCTCTGATTCGTGATTCTTGCAAgaaatcttcaaaatcttcaaaacaaTCGGAACCACATTACTACAATTTCTGCATCGCATCTATCAGTGAAAATCCGGAGAgtcaaaaagcaaaaaatatcGATGAGTTGACCATGGTAGGAGTGAAAAACGCTATTTCGAACATGACGAATGTGAAAGGAATTGTGGAGAAGATTTTgaaggaaagaaataaaaagagtaaATTAAGTGACAAGATGTTGCGCGAGTGCCTTAAACTTTATTCTCAGGGACATGAGTTGTTAACCAAATCTTTAGAGTACATTACATTGCGGGATTTCGATAAAGTCCACAATAGTCTTCGTAATGCAAGAGTTGTTCCGAGAGAGTGTGAAATGGGATTTAACGACGATAATAAACAGAAATCTCCGGTGACGAAAGAGAACGATGTTCTTTTTGACATTGTTAACATTGCTCAGTCTTTTAATTACAATGCTCATATAAATCCGTACAAAGTATAGTGCATGTGTAGCCGAACAGTCCGTCATATACTCTAGGGTGataatgtgtgtgttttttgtttttcttttagtgatttataaaataatgaattgaTGAAATATAAGGTCATAATAGATTATCCATGAATAGAGTAAATATAAGTTGGacatttcaaatattttatctGTTTTTCACCTTTTCTAAATTTCCTCCACCATCAGCTCACACATCATTAAAGACTTTTGTCTgtacatatatcattttttctcaatttttttttatgtacgtGTATCTATACAAGTATTTttgtagtagtttttttttcaaaaatatgtttatggaAACATTTACCATTAAAAAGCCATTTAATGCTTAGGGGAaggtattggtttaagatttagaaataattttaatgactttaaaagttaggtaaaatatgttgttattcaatcaagacttttaaaaactctataaaaatttggtgttattggttgtggatttgtaaaaagttatctaaaatcttgataaatctagtgttattggattaagagttttataaagtcattaaaagttttatgttattcaagtaaaacaaaagaatcttggattgttaatgaattcaaattttatgttattggtttaNNNNNNNNNNNNNNNNNNNNNNNNNNNNNNNNNNNNNNNNNNNNNNNNNNNNNNNNNNNNNNNNNNNNNNNNNNNNNNNNNNNNNNNNNNNNNNNNNNNNNNNNNNNNNNNNNNNNNNNNNNNNNNNNNNNNNNNNNNNNNNNNNNNNNNNNNNNNNNNNNNNNNNNNNNNNNNNNNNNNNNNNNNNNNNNNNNNNNNNNNNNNNNNNNNNNNNNNNNNNNNNNNNNNNNNNNNNNNNNNNNNNNNNNNNNNNNNNNNNNNNNNNNNNNNNNNNtaaaagttaggtaaaatatgttgttattcaatcaagacttttaaaaactctttaaaaatttggtgttattggttgtggatttgtaaaaagttatctaaaatcttgataaatctagtgttattggattaagagttttataaagtcattaaaagttttatgttattcaagtaaaacaaaagaattttggattgttaatgaattcaaattttatgttattggtttaggattttatatcatttccttcataacaaaagtcatgaaaactctttcaccaaatagaaagattttacaagattagaaaaaacaaatcatcaagattttaaaaaacttcctaaacactctcttagaatccttcattttaactttcaattttctatgattctaacaatcagcaaaagcataaagtcattaaaattctttctaaatcctaaaccaatacctccccccttatattcatatccaaacaagtttagttaattctctctactatccttataaccaaacataactaaaatattttaaatatctatatatacaatattctataattaatatagatatttagaagatttattccatattaaaaaaaatattctcctatcatctttttttattttattttaaaatgtaatgtaatgaatcatcatataatacataaagttaataaaaatgtgtatttaatcctgcatatattgtgatttttttaaacaaacatatattactcaattaatataaaagtgtgtgttcaacatacatatattgtaaatttaccgtatataataaattatagaattttaagaaatttataatttataactgatatatctaaacttaataaaaagttgaaaattataaatatttaaacatattaaatttttaaaataacacaaacgagtaATATTACATGATGGGTTATAtaacattacatgattgaattgataatactaaaaaataaaatatcattaatatgatatttcgatacgggttaaatctttattttactattttaccaacatcaatataaaatatgtcgaatcaagctgatttaattaagattgtattaaacaaaaactgttgtgcagtatactacgataatctcgtggcttggttaactgcaaaacagtttttgtacctttgaaagccttgttgatgataggagggggtttgggtgaagaagatgcatacctttgccttacctgaggactctgggGTGTGGAGGGGTGAgtcttctgtttgggaacagttgtcagacttggagcatcagttgtGGACAAGTGCAGGCTCGgatgtggaggggtgtcgaccgatgctaatggagcatcgatcgacactatacctgcaactcgtgtttcttctcTGCAGTTTATCTTCTCAACAATACCTAACTTTTTGACATACACAGCAG harbors:
- the LOC104760199 gene encoding putative invertase inhibitor — protein: MKFLIYFVVLFFLSNGYTANRVADSLIRDSCKKSSKSSKQSEPHYYNFCIASISENPESQKAKNIDELTMVGVKNAISNMTNVKGIVEKILKERNKKSKLSDKMLRECLKLYSQGHELLTKSLEYITLRDFDKVHNSLRNARVVPRECEMGFNDDNKQKSPVTKENDVLFDIVNIAQSFNYNAHINPYKV